The following proteins come from a genomic window of Proteiniphilum propionicum:
- a CDS encoding glutamine--tRNA ligase/YqeY domain fusion protein: protein MSVNEITAIEENRKSLNFIEQIVENDLKEGRNDGRIQTRFPPEPNGYLHIGHAKAICLDFGIAERYGGICNLRFDDTNPLKEDVEYVDSIMEDIKWLGFHWENVYYASDYFQQLWDFAIQLIKEGKAYIDEQSAEEIAQQKGTPTVPGTNSPYRDRPVEETLDLFEKMNSGEIPEGKMVLRAKIDMASSNMHFRDPIIYRVIHIPHHRTGTTWKAYPMYDFAHGQSDYFEGVTHSLCTLEFEVHRPLYDWFIDQLANSDYRPRQIEFNRLNLTYTIMSKRKLLQLVQEKLVSGWDDPRMPTLTGMRRRGYTPEAIRSFIDKIGYTKYDGINDMSLLEHAVREDLNARAMRVSGVIDPVRLILSNYPEGEVEEMEAINNPEDESMGSRKVKFSRELWIERDDFMEKAPKKYFRLTPGSEVRLKNAYIIKCTGCKKDENGNVTEVYAEYDPQTKSGMPESNRKVKGTIHWVSVAHSLNAEVRLYDRLFKVEDPAGEKDRDFKELLNPGSLVVKNGCKVEEYLKDAKPLDSFQFQRIGYFNVDSDSTKDRLVFNRTVALRDSWKK, encoded by the coding sequence ATGTCAGTGAACGAGATTACCGCTATTGAGGAGAACAGGAAAAGCCTCAATTTTATAGAGCAGATTGTTGAAAACGATTTGAAAGAAGGCAGAAACGATGGACGCATACAGACTCGCTTTCCGCCAGAACCTAACGGATACCTGCATATAGGGCATGCCAAGGCTATCTGTCTCGATTTTGGAATAGCCGAAAGGTATGGCGGTATTTGTAATCTCAGGTTTGATGATACAAACCCTTTGAAAGAGGATGTTGAATACGTGGATTCCATCATGGAAGATATAAAATGGCTGGGATTTCACTGGGAAAACGTCTATTATGCATCCGACTATTTTCAGCAGTTGTGGGATTTTGCCATACAGCTTATTAAGGAGGGGAAAGCATATATCGATGAACAGTCGGCTGAAGAGATTGCACAACAAAAAGGGACGCCAACGGTGCCGGGAACAAACAGCCCCTACCGTGACAGGCCTGTTGAGGAAACGCTTGATCTCTTCGAAAAAATGAACAGCGGTGAGATACCTGAAGGGAAGATGGTGCTGCGTGCCAAAATAGACATGGCTTCGTCTAACATGCACTTTCGTGACCCTATAATCTATCGTGTGATACATATTCCGCACCATCGTACAGGAACAACATGGAAAGCCTATCCTATGTATGATTTTGCGCACGGGCAGTCCGATTATTTCGAGGGTGTAACGCACTCGCTCTGCACGCTGGAGTTTGAAGTGCATCGCCCCTTGTACGACTGGTTTATAGACCAGCTTGCCAACAGTGACTACCGCCCACGCCAGATTGAATTTAACCGTTTGAACCTTACTTATACTATTATGAGTAAGCGAAAGCTGTTGCAGCTCGTACAGGAGAAGCTGGTGTCGGGATGGGATGATCCGCGTATGCCCACACTCACGGGGATGCGCCGCAGAGGTTATACTCCCGAAGCAATACGCAGTTTTATTGATAAAATAGGTTACACAAAATATGATGGTATTAACGATATGTCTCTGCTTGAGCATGCGGTGAGGGAGGACCTAAATGCCCGTGCGATGCGTGTTTCGGGTGTGATAGATCCTGTACGGCTGATTCTTTCAAATTATCCTGAAGGAGAGGTGGAGGAGATGGAGGCTATCAATAATCCCGAAGATGAAAGCATGGGCAGTCGTAAGGTGAAGTTCAGCCGTGAGCTGTGGATTGAGCGTGATGATTTCATGGAAAAAGCACCGAAAAAATACTTTCGCCTTACCCCGGGTAGTGAAGTGCGGCTGAAGAATGCCTATATTATTAAGTGTACAGGTTGCAAAAAAGATGAGAACGGAAATGTTACTGAGGTATATGCTGAATACGATCCACAGACTAAGAGCGGTATGCCGGAATCGAACCGTAAGGTTAAGGGTACCATTCACTGGGTCTCAGTGGCCCATAGCCTGAATGCCGAAGTGCGGCTGTATGACCGCCTTTTTAAGGTGGAGGACCCCGCCGGTGAAAAAGACAGGGATTTTAAGGAACTGTTGAATCCGGGGTCGCTCGTAGTGAAAAATGGATGTAAGGTGGAGGAGTATCTGAAAGATGCCAAACCGTTAGATAGCTTCCAGTTTCAACGCATCGGGTATTTTAATGTGGATTCAGATTCAACTAAAGATAGACTGGTCTTTAACCGGACAGTGGCTCTCAGGGATTCCTGGAAAAAATGA
- a CDS encoding tetratricopeptide repeat-containing sensor histidine kinase has protein sequence MESIITEAMDSLYCNNAYSRSLLRDAMNNTNDSLDYYKALQTYSLTYFVNDQIDSTRHFAEKVVAYANKQVPNIKIYQLLTSSYNTIGNCFALYRDQDSALTYFTNALNYYELTGKREKIPDLSINIADMHMRNGDFVNSAFYYRKALSVADSIGVADQLGFPIYTGLGQLYMELRDFELSDYYFCLAEQDFEGRTLNEKFFYCNCRGNCYFFAGELQESLSWYKKGITLLSGEGSILSLNIANANIGEIFFHLNQPDSAYHYLNEAEKYFSAINEQPLLYHINTLKAGLALQADNPQHARHYLEGKVTNLTIEPTFLILRNKYIEQYHARTGNFKEAYACLQENLVMEDSIRSERAKMRVAEIDMRYRQDTTLVKREMLIMGQASDIRSLRMRNYIFVMAFLLISAIMASVYIAMKRQKELQRLSFHDQITKLRLSNIRNRISPHFMFNVLNREISSDNGSHPANLMKLVLLLRRSLEMTDQAQVTLTQELEFVEAYINLERESLGPDFKLDWNIDPHVDTEMVSLPSMIIQIPLENAIKHALRPLAGEKKLELQVRKEGEGTRIEIIDNGTGYQELLMGSSTGTGTGLKVLYQTIDLFNRENSEKIQFNILRSGMEEQGGTRVTIFIPDNYKYW, from the coding sequence ATGGAGTCCATCATTACTGAGGCTATGGATTCTCTTTACTGCAACAACGCCTACTCCCGAAGCCTGTTACGAGATGCCATGAATAATACCAACGACAGCCTGGACTACTATAAAGCTCTACAAACATACAGTCTGACATACTTTGTAAACGATCAGATCGATTCCACGCGCCATTTCGCCGAAAAAGTTGTCGCTTACGCGAACAAGCAGGTGCCAAACATCAAAATCTACCAACTCCTCACCTCATCATACAATACAATAGGTAATTGCTTTGCTTTGTACAGGGATCAAGATTCTGCACTTACCTACTTCACCAATGCTCTGAATTATTATGAATTAACGGGTAAGAGAGAGAAGATCCCTGATCTCTCCATAAACATTGCCGATATGCATATGAGAAATGGCGATTTTGTCAATAGCGCCTTCTATTACCGAAAAGCACTCTCAGTTGCAGATTCAATAGGTGTGGCTGATCAACTGGGATTTCCGATATATACCGGCTTAGGGCAGTTGTATATGGAATTGCGTGATTTTGAACTGTCTGATTACTATTTCTGTTTGGCCGAACAGGATTTCGAAGGCCGAACGTTGAATGAAAAATTCTTTTACTGCAATTGCAGAGGGAACTGTTACTTCTTTGCGGGTGAGTTACAGGAGTCCTTGTCTTGGTACAAGAAAGGAATAACTTTGTTATCGGGAGAAGGATCCATATTAAGTTTAAATATTGCCAATGCCAATATAGGGGAGATCTTTTTTCATCTGAACCAACCCGACTCGGCATACCATTACCTGAATGAAGCGGAAAAATACTTCTCTGCCATTAATGAGCAGCCATTGCTTTATCATATCAATACCCTTAAGGCCGGATTAGCTTTGCAAGCCGACAATCCACAACATGCGCGCCACTACCTTGAGGGTAAGGTTACAAATTTAACTATTGAACCCACTTTTCTCATCCTTCGTAACAAATACATTGAACAGTATCATGCGCGAACAGGGAATTTTAAGGAGGCATATGCCTGCCTGCAAGAAAATCTTGTGATGGAAGATTCTATTCGTTCGGAGAGGGCAAAAATGCGTGTTGCCGAAATCGATATGCGTTACAGACAGGATACAACCCTGGTAAAGAGAGAGATGCTTATCATGGGGCAAGCATCCGACATCCGGTCGCTTCGCATGAGAAATTATATATTTGTCATGGCATTCCTGCTCATTTCAGCTATTATGGCAAGCGTCTATATTGCGATGAAGAGACAAAAAGAGCTGCAAAGGTTAAGCTTCCACGATCAAATAACCAAGTTGCGACTCTCCAATATCCGTAACCGGATCTCCCCACATTTCATGTTCAATGTGCTCAACCGGGAGATCAGTTCCGACAATGGATCTCACCCGGCTAACCTGATGAAACTGGTGTTGCTCCTGCGTAGAAGCCTCGAGATGACCGACCAGGCACAAGTTACATTAACCCAGGAGTTAGAATTTGTAGAAGCATACATCAACCTGGAAAGAGAGAGCCTTGGTCCCGATTTTAAGCTTGATTGGAATATTGATCCACATGTTGATACAGAAATGGTGTCGCTTCCGTCCATGATAATTCAGATTCCATTGGAGAACGCAATCAAGCATGCATTGCGTCCTCTTGCCGGTGAAAAGAAGCTTGAATTGCAAGTCCGGAAGGAAGGGGAAGGAACAAGAATCGAGATCATTGACAACGGGACGGGTTATCAGGAGCTGTTGATGGGTTCATCAACCGGGACCGGGACCGGACTTAAAGTGTTGTATCAGACAATCGACCTTTTTAACCGGGAGAACAGTGAAAAGATACAGTTCAATATCCTTCGTTCGGGAATGGAAGAGCAAGGTGGGACAAGGGTGACTATTTTTATACCTGACAATTATAAATATTGGTAA
- a CDS encoding tetratricopeptide repeat protein — protein sequence MERRMEENEPDITSLVERYEQMRALGKKVYFDADEFAQLADYYTAEGDIDEADFLIDEGLSMHPGSQELMVLKVKKLVYSEMYEEALDYMRQLSDEGDVDLSLLRIESLLHLERYGEADQLINQSFGRELSVDDLYFFITEVGYMLNDVDKFDRAISFLEESMKIDESNPDVIVDLAYAYEMKGDLDKAIEYNNRLLDIDPYSYDGWVNIGKLYSMNEEYNKAIDAFDFALTINEGDQQVLKMKALTLYLNDNAEEAIAIFRQCLEESPDDETIYDSLMEAYSALEQYDEMMKLIDRKEALLGSKGIIGKRAFVYLSKQDFDKARELFSLIPETERETLDYYMIEGELAFNDGDFVGAEAAYMKAALVSEGNEDILDRLANISVAQEKYEQAAQYLEELLEIAPDFPTAKSRLAFIRFEIGSKEPFDEIMEQFSDEELRALLNLIMGYEDVDFSGYSREKILSRLNEARENRVLFKNIKY from the coding sequence ATGGAGAGAAGAATGGAAGAGAATGAACCGGATATCACGTCGTTGGTTGAAAGATATGAGCAGATGCGTGCATTAGGCAAGAAGGTCTATTTCGATGCCGATGAATTTGCTCAACTGGCTGATTATTATACTGCCGAGGGCGATATTGATGAGGCCGACTTTCTTATCGATGAGGGCCTGTCAATGCATCCAGGCAGCCAGGAGCTGATGGTGCTGAAAGTAAAAAAGCTTGTTTACTCTGAGATGTATGAGGAGGCGCTCGACTATATGAGGCAGTTATCGGATGAAGGAGATGTGGATCTGTCGCTGCTTAGGATTGAGTCGTTGCTCCATCTGGAGAGATATGGAGAGGCCGATCAGCTGATTAATCAGTCATTCGGACGGGAATTGTCGGTGGACGACCTCTACTTTTTCATCACCGAAGTGGGATATATGCTCAACGATGTGGACAAGTTTGATCGTGCAATTTCATTTCTCGAAGAGAGCATGAAGATTGATGAATCGAATCCCGATGTTATTGTTGACCTTGCTTACGCCTATGAGATGAAAGGCGATCTGGATAAAGCTATTGAATACAACAACAGGCTTCTTGATATTGATCCCTATTCGTATGACGGATGGGTAAATATAGGAAAGCTATATTCCATGAATGAAGAGTACAATAAAGCTATTGATGCTTTTGATTTTGCGTTGACTATCAATGAGGGTGATCAGCAGGTTTTGAAAATGAAAGCATTGACGTTATACCTTAACGATAACGCGGAGGAAGCAATTGCCATCTTCAGGCAATGCCTTGAGGAGTCTCCTGACGACGAGACAATTTATGACTCGCTGATGGAAGCTTATTCCGCCCTGGAGCAATATGATGAGATGATGAAGCTTATAGACAGGAAAGAGGCCCTGCTGGGAAGCAAGGGTATTATTGGCAAACGTGCATTTGTTTACCTTAGTAAGCAGGATTTTGACAAAGCAAGGGAACTGTTTTCGTTGATTCCGGAAACGGAGAGGGAGACGCTTGACTACTACATGATTGAGGGTGAGCTGGCATTCAATGACGGGGATTTTGTTGGTGCCGAAGCGGCATATATGAAAGCTGCCCTTGTTTCTGAAGGGAATGAAGATATCCTGGACCGGTTGGCAAACATTAGTGTGGCGCAGGAAAAATATGAACAGGCAGCACAGTATCTGGAGGAGCTGCTGGAGATTGCTCCTGATTTTCCGACAGCCAAATCGCGACTGGCTTTTATCCGTTTTGAGATCGGATCAAAAGAACCTTTCGATGAGATCATGGAGCAGTTCTCCGATGAAGAGCTGCGAGCACTGCTAAACCTGATAATGGGTTATGAAGATGTCGATTTTTCGGGATACAGCAGGGAGAAAATATTGTCACGGCTCAACGAAGCACGTGAGAACAGGGTGCTGTTCAAGAATATAAAATACTGA
- the tsaD gene encoding tRNA (adenosine(37)-N6)-threonylcarbamoyltransferase complex transferase subunit TsaD, whose protein sequence is MVTILGIESSCDDTSAAVIRDGIILSNVIAGQAVHERYGGVVPELASRAHQQNIIPVVHDALKQAKIAKEEISAVAFTRGPGLLGSLLVGTSFAKGFSSALNIPMIEVNHLQAHVLAHFIKEDENDADQPSFPFLCLLVSGGNSQIILVKSFDDMEIIGQTIDDAAGEAFDKCAKVMGLGYPGGPVVDRLAKQGDSVRFRFSKPNIAGYDYSFSGLKTSFLYFLRDELKNDSGFIDKNREDLCASLQKTIIDVLMDKLYHAAKDCKIKEVAVAGGVSANSGLRNAFEEYSRKYGWKIHIPKFAYTTDNAAMVAITGYYKYKKGEFSGYDIAPYARVSI, encoded by the coding sequence ATGGTTACAATATTGGGAATTGAGTCTTCTTGCGATGATACTTCTGCCGCGGTTATTCGTGACGGTATAATACTTTCCAACGTGATTGCCGGTCAGGCTGTACACGAGCGATATGGCGGAGTGGTGCCCGAACTGGCGTCGCGTGCGCACCAGCAAAATATTATTCCCGTTGTGCATGATGCGTTGAAACAGGCAAAGATCGCCAAAGAGGAGATTTCTGCAGTGGCTTTTACACGTGGCCCCGGGTTGTTAGGATCACTTCTTGTGGGAACATCGTTTGCGAAGGGCTTTTCTTCGGCACTTAATATTCCTATGATAGAGGTGAATCATCTGCAGGCACATGTGCTGGCACACTTTATCAAGGAGGATGAGAATGATGCCGATCAGCCTTCATTTCCTTTTCTCTGCTTGCTGGTGTCGGGCGGTAATTCACAGATTATACTGGTGAAATCGTTTGACGATATGGAGATTATTGGACAGACCATTGATGATGCTGCCGGGGAAGCGTTCGATAAATGTGCCAAGGTAATGGGACTTGGATACCCGGGTGGGCCGGTTGTGGACCGTCTGGCAAAACAGGGCGATTCCGTAAGGTTCAGGTTCAGTAAGCCTAATATTGCAGGATATGATTATAGTTTCAGCGGATTGAAAACATCATTTCTCTATTTTCTGCGCGATGAGTTGAAAAATGATTCCGGCTTTATCGACAAGAACAGAGAGGATCTTTGTGCTTCGTTGCAAAAAACCATTATAGATGTTTTGATGGACAAGCTTTACCATGCTGCTAAAGATTGTAAGATAAAGGAGGTGGCTGTTGCTGGAGGTGTATCGGCCAATTCGGGGTTGAGGAACGCTTTTGAAGAGTATAGCCGCAAGTATGGCTGGAAGATCCATATTCCCAAATTTGCCTATACCACCGATAATGCAGCTATGGTGGCCATAACGGGTTATTATAAATATAAGAAGGGTGAGTTTTCCGGGTACGATATAGCACCCTACGCAAGAGTATCGATATAA
- a CDS encoding lipopolysaccharide biosynthesis protein produces the protein MEESLKNKAAKGMIWSALDKFAVQAGQLVIGIILARLLMPEDFGLIGMLSIFLAISQSFIDSGMGSGLIQKKERSDLDFSTVFVFNLAVSIIFYLLLFIAAPLIALFYETPGLVTLTRVLGLNIIINALAIVQRSKLVIHIDFKTIAKVNVISVFSSGAIAVYFAFTGWGVWALVFQNLIRSLISVALFWVFTHWKPSLIFSTESFKRLFGFGSKLLISGLYAQGFNEIYNVMIGKVYSAADLGYYTRSKQFAEISSGTVTAVVQQVTYPILASLQDDKERLVSVFSRLLRMTSFLIFPAMTLLALMADPLVMLFLTAKWAPAIVLLQWLCFARLVTPISSINMNILNAVGRSDLFLKVDLSKAPIVIAALLITIPMGVKAIVIGSVVTSALSFIINTYMPGKLFGYGTLKQVKEMIPVIIATCVMALSVYLAMNIFPSHWLKIVTGLITALATYLPVSYLLKIEELQELKRVIRKIATGKL, from the coding sequence GTGGAAGAGTCATTAAAAAACAAGGCTGCCAAAGGCATGATATGGAGCGCGCTTGATAAGTTTGCTGTCCAGGCGGGACAGTTGGTTATTGGCATCATTCTTGCGCGCCTGCTAATGCCCGAGGACTTCGGGCTGATTGGTATGCTCTCCATTTTCTTGGCCATATCCCAATCGTTTATCGATAGCGGGATGGGATCGGGGTTAATCCAGAAAAAAGAGCGGAGCGATCTTGATTTCTCCACAGTCTTTGTTTTCAATCTGGCGGTCAGTATAATTTTCTACCTATTGTTATTCATTGCCGCACCACTTATAGCGCTGTTTTACGAAACACCGGGGCTGGTAACATTGACACGTGTTCTGGGATTAAATATCATAATCAACGCACTCGCCATTGTACAGCGATCGAAGCTGGTCATACATATCGATTTCAAAACAATTGCCAAGGTAAATGTTATCTCTGTCTTCTCAAGCGGTGCTATTGCTGTCTATTTTGCATTCACCGGCTGGGGAGTATGGGCGCTAGTTTTTCAGAACCTTATTCGCTCACTGATATCTGTCGCCTTGTTTTGGGTGTTCACCCACTGGAAGCCGTCACTCATCTTCTCAACCGAATCGTTCAAAAGGCTTTTCGGTTTTGGCTCCAAACTGCTAATCTCCGGGTTGTATGCACAAGGCTTCAATGAGATCTACAATGTGATGATAGGGAAGGTATATAGTGCTGCGGACCTTGGTTATTATACCCGATCAAAACAGTTTGCCGAGATATCCTCTGGTACAGTTACTGCTGTTGTACAACAGGTAACATACCCCATACTGGCATCTTTGCAGGACGACAAAGAACGACTGGTATCGGTGTTCAGCCGCCTGTTAAGAATGACATCTTTTTTAATCTTCCCTGCAATGACCTTGCTGGCATTGATGGCCGATCCCCTTGTCATGCTTTTCCTTACTGCAAAATGGGCACCAGCAATAGTATTGCTGCAGTGGTTATGTTTCGCGAGATTGGTAACACCCATCAGCTCAATCAATATGAATATTTTGAATGCCGTAGGCCGCTCAGACCTCTTTCTTAAGGTTGATCTCTCAAAGGCGCCCATCGTAATTGCAGCCCTTCTCATTACTATCCCAATGGGAGTGAAGGCAATTGTAATTGGAAGTGTGGTTACTTCCGCCCTCTCTTTCATAATAAACACCTATATGCCAGGTAAACTTTTCGGTTACGGTACACTTAAACAGGTTAAAGAGATGATCCCGGTAATTATTGCCACCTGTGTGATGGCACTGTCTGTCTACCTTGCTATGAATATCTTTCCAAGTCACTGGCTGAAGATTGTTACCGGGCTAATTACTGCATTGGCAACCTACCTGCCTGTAAGTTACCTGTTAAAAATTGAAGAGCTGCAGGAGTTGAAAAGGGTTATCCGGAAAATAGCCACCGGAAAACTGTAA
- a CDS encoding LytR/AlgR family response regulator transcription factor → MDKKRFTAVAVDDEPVCLHSLRESLADYPEVTLMGEADTAKSGIKLVIDKKPDLLFLDVELPDMSGLELLREIQPRVRWPMKVVFYTSYQKYWLDALRESAFDYLLKPYAQEEFSTIMRRFFGQVARDMTTAVPLERALSELLPSHQAFMIPDITGYQMVRVNQVGYFSYSNGRRQWEAALANGKRVLLGRTVKSDHILSFSSLFVQISRNHIINIDHVCSIKGKACFLLPPFDNEKGLIISRNYLTNVHEKFRLL, encoded by the coding sequence ATGGATAAAAAAAGATTTACTGCTGTAGCCGTCGACGATGAGCCGGTTTGTCTACATAGTTTACGGGAATCTCTGGCCGATTATCCGGAGGTCACCCTCATGGGAGAGGCAGACACGGCTAAAAGTGGAATCAAGCTAGTGATTGACAAGAAACCTGATTTATTGTTTCTGGATGTTGAGTTGCCGGATATGAGCGGTTTGGAACTGCTACGCGAGATACAACCTCGTGTGAGGTGGCCGATGAAAGTGGTATTTTACACTTCCTACCAGAAGTACTGGCTTGATGCGTTGCGAGAGTCTGCGTTCGACTATCTGCTTAAACCCTATGCACAGGAAGAGTTTTCGACCATCATGCGCCGTTTTTTCGGGCAGGTAGCAAGAGATATGACTACAGCAGTACCCCTCGAGAGGGCATTATCAGAGTTGTTGCCCTCCCATCAGGCATTCATGATTCCCGATATTACAGGATACCAAATGGTTCGTGTGAACCAGGTGGGCTATTTCTCCTACTCGAACGGGAGGCGTCAATGGGAAGCCGCATTGGCAAACGGTAAACGCGTATTGTTGGGGAGAACTGTAAAGTCGGACCACATATTATCCTTCTCTTCGTTGTTCGTCCAAATAAGCCGTAACCACATTATTAACATCGACCATGTTTGCTCGATAAAGGGGAAGGCCTGCTTTCTTCTGCCTCCCTTCGATAATGAAAAGGGGCTCATCATATCACGGAATTACCTGACGAATGTACATGAGAAATTTCGGTTGTTATAA
- a CDS encoding ATP-binding protein: protein MDSLLNTYRKLISAEKSDFKRYLHSDIDWNERMTGITGACGTGKTTLILQHIRDNFPDRNKAVYVSLDNLWLSKNSLLDFAERFSVYGGTHLFIDEVHKYPNWSLELKNVYDNYPDLKTVFTGSSILKIYKSDADLSRRAVKYELHGLSFREYLSLEKIIDLPVLPLNEILSNHIDIADDIRNKIKVIPLFKQYLKNG, encoded by the coding sequence ATGGACAGCCTACTCAACACATATCGCAAGTTAATATCAGCAGAAAAGTCTGATTTTAAGCGCTATCTTCACTCCGATATTGATTGGAACGAGAGAATGACAGGTATTACAGGCGCTTGCGGAACGGGGAAAACCACGCTTATTTTACAGCACATTCGCGATAATTTCCCCGATAGAAACAAAGCCGTTTACGTAAGTTTGGATAATCTGTGGCTTTCGAAAAACAGTTTGCTCGATTTTGCCGAACGATTTTCGGTGTACGGTGGCACGCATCTTTTTATCGACGAAGTGCATAAATACCCCAACTGGTCATTGGAATTGAAAAATGTGTACGACAATTATCCCGACTTGAAAACCGTTTTCACGGGGTCGTCCATTTTGAAAATTTACAAATCCGATGCCGATTTGAGCCGTCGTGCGGTGAAGTACGAACTACACGGATTGTCGTTTCGCGAATACTTATCGCTGGAAAAAATTATCGATTTGCCAGTGCTCCCGTTAAATGAAATTCTGAGCAATCACATCGACATTGCTGACGATATCCGCAACAAAATCAAGGTTATACCGCTATTCAAGCAGTATCTAAAAAACGGTTAA
- the ettA gene encoding energy-dependent translational throttle protein EttA gives MSDDKKIIFSMVGVSKTFPPHKQVLKDIYLSFFYGAKIGIIGLNGSGKSTLLKIIAGIEKEYQGEVVSDKSFSVGYLEQDPKLDPDKTVIDIVREGVQPVMDLLAEYEEINLKFGLPEYYENEDKMNSLFARQAELQDKLDAADAWNIDNRLERAIDALRCPPEEQPVRELSGGERRRVALCRLLLQEPDVLLLDEPTNHLDAESIDWLEQHLQQYKGTVICITHDRYFLDHVAGWILELDRGEGIPWKGNYTSWLEQKTKRMEQEEKQASKRRKTLERELEWINLAPKARHAKGKARLNSYEQLLNQDQKEREEKLEIFIPNGPRLGNKVIEAIQVKKAFGDKLLFDNLNFMLPPNGIVGVIGPNGAGKTTLFRLIQEMEKPDAGKFEVGETVVTAYVDQSHAAIDPNKTVYQVVSGGSEFVRVGGRDINSRAYLSRFNFSGADQEKLCGVLSGGERNRLHLALTLKAGANVLLLDEPTNDIDVNTLRALEEGLENFAGCAVVISHDRWFLDRICTHILAFEGNSEVFYFEGSYSEYEENKKIRLGNVEPKRVRYRKL, from the coding sequence ATGTCCGACGACAAGAAAATTATTTTTTCCATGGTGGGTGTGAGTAAGACTTTTCCGCCGCACAAACAGGTATTGAAAGATATTTACCTTTCGTTTTTCTATGGTGCCAAAATTGGTATTATAGGCTTGAACGGATCGGGTAAATCCACGCTGTTGAAGATCATTGCCGGTATTGAAAAGGAGTACCAGGGCGAAGTGGTTTCCGACAAGAGCTTTTCGGTGGGTTATCTGGAGCAGGATCCAAAGCTAGACCCTGATAAAACCGTGATAGATATTGTACGTGAAGGGGTACAGCCGGTTATGGACCTGTTGGCCGAATATGAGGAGATTAACCTGAAGTTCGGACTGCCTGAATATTACGAAAATGAAGATAAGATGAATTCTCTTTTCGCCCGTCAGGCTGAACTGCAGGATAAGCTTGATGCTGCCGATGCATGGAACATTGACAATCGCCTGGAACGGGCGATAGATGCTTTGCGTTGTCCGCCCGAAGAGCAGCCGGTACGTGAGCTTTCGGGAGGAGAACGGCGTCGTGTGGCATTATGCCGCCTGCTGCTGCAGGAGCCCGATGTGTTGCTGTTGGATGAGCCTACCAACCACCTTGATGCAGAGTCTATCGACTGGTTGGAGCAGCATCTCCAACAGTATAAGGGTACGGTTATATGTATCACGCACGACCGTTATTTTCTGGATCATGTGGCGGGGTGGATCCTTGAACTGGACCGTGGCGAAGGGATTCCCTGGAAAGGTAACTACACTTCATGGCTGGAGCAGAAGACCAAACGGATGGAACAGGAGGAGAAGCAGGCCAGTAAACGTCGCAAAACACTGGAGCGGGAGCTGGAGTGGATTAACCTGGCGCCCAAGGCACGCCATGCAAAAGGAAAAGCACGTCTTAACTCTTATGAGCAGTTACTGAACCAGGATCAGAAAGAACGTGAAGAAAAGCTGGAGATATTTATCCCCAACGGACCCCGTTTGGGAAACAAAGTGATTGAAGCCATACAGGTGAAAAAAGCCTTTGGCGACAAGCTGCTGTTCGACAACCTTAACTTTATGCTGCCTCCTAATGGTATAGTAGGTGTTATCGGGCCCAATGGCGCCGGGAAGACCACACTGTTCCGATTGATTCAGGAAATGGAAAAACCCGATGCAGGTAAGTTTGAAGTGGGAGAAACAGTGGTTACGGCCTATGTGGATCAGTCGCATGCAGCTATAGATCCCAATAAAACGGTATATCAGGTAGTTTCTGGCGGTTCCGAGTTTGTGAGGGTAGGGGGCAGAGATATAAACTCACGTGCATACCTGTCGCGCTTCAACTTTTCAGGAGCTGATCAGGAGAAGTTATGCGGTGTGCTGTCGGGTGGCGAAAGAAACCGTTTGCATCTGGCATTGACGCTGAAAGCGGGAGCTAACGTACTGTTGCTGGACGAGCCGACCAACGATATAGATGTGAACACTTTGCGGGCACTGGAAGAGGGATTGGAGAATTTTGCCGGGTGTGCTGTAGTTATATCTCACGATCGGTGGTTTTTGGATCGTATCTGTACGCATATCCTGGCTTTCGAAGGCAATTCGGAGGTGTTCTATTTTGAGGGTTCATACAGCGAGTATGAAGAAAACAAGAAGATACGCCTCGGAAATGTGGAGCCAAAAAGGGTGCGTTACAGGAAACTGTGA